From a region of the Thermomicrobium roseum DSM 5159 genome:
- a CDS encoding Hsp20/alpha crystallin family protein yields MAGRRSFDPWAEGFPWRELLEQAYGLRGERSGPMVAGVGVPVDIAELEDAYVIYAVIPGVEPAAMDLVVEDDRVVLRGEVREPSVDGQWVSRERRFGRFQRTIELPSPVDPERAEARYENGILVIRLPKAAPGRVRRIPVKAS; encoded by the coding sequence GTGGCGGGCAGACGATCTTTCGACCCCTGGGCGGAGGGTTTTCCGTGGCGCGAACTCTTGGAACAGGCCTATGGGCTACGGGGTGAGCGATCCGGGCCGATGGTGGCCGGTGTGGGTGTACCGGTGGACATTGCCGAGCTCGAGGACGCATACGTCATCTATGCGGTGATACCAGGGGTGGAGCCAGCCGCGATGGACCTCGTCGTCGAGGACGATCGCGTCGTTCTCCGCGGTGAGGTGCGGGAACCCTCGGTGGATGGGCAATGGGTCAGTCGCGAGCGTCGCTTCGGTCGGTTTCAACGCACGATCGAGTTGCCGAGTCCAGTCGATCCGGAACGAGCCGAAGCCCGGTACGAGAATGGCATACTCGTCATTCGTCTCCCCAAGGCAGCTCCCGGAAGAGTGCGCCGTATTCCAGTCAAGGCGAGTTGA